One genomic segment of Diceros bicornis minor isolate mBicDic1 chromosome 13, mDicBic1.mat.cur, whole genome shotgun sequence includes these proteins:
- the MIB2 gene encoding E3 ubiquitin-protein ligase MIB2 isoform X6, producing MAEYSVSGQGRKRRNSLGPGAVLPTMDPDPQAGVQVGMRVVRGVDWKWGQQDGGEGGVGTVVELGRHGSPSTPDRTVVVQWDHGTRTNYRAGYQGAHDLLLYDNAQIGVRHPNIICDCCKKHGLRGMRWKCRVCFDYDLCTQCYMHSKHDLAHAFERYETAHSRPVTLSPRQGLPRIPLRGIFQGAKVVRGPDWEWGSQDGGEGKPGRVVDIRGWDVETGRSVASVTWADGTTNVYRVGHKGKVDLKCVGEAAGGFYYKEHLPRLGKPAELQRRVSADGQPFQHGDKVKCLLDPDILREMQEGHGGWNPRMAEFIGQTGTVHRITDRGDVRVQFSHETRWTFHPGALTKHNSFWVGDVVRVIDDLDTVKRLQAGHGEWTDDMAPALGHVGNVVKVFGDGNLRVAVGGQLWTFSPSCLVAYRPEEDANLDVAERARENKSSLSVALDKLRAQKTDPEHPGRLVVEVALGNMARSLDLLRRHPEQVDTKNQGRTALLVAAYLGQVELVRLLLQARADVDLPDDEGNTALHYAALGNQPEAAQVLLSSGCGANALNGTRSAALHVAVQRGFLEVVRVLCEHGCDVNLPDAHADTPLHCAISAGAGASGIVEILTEVPAIDVTATNSQGFTLLHHASLKGHTLAVRRILGRARQLVDAKKEDGFTALHLAALNNHREVAQILIQEGHCDVNVRNRKLQSPLHLAVQQAHVGLVPLLVDAGCSVNAEDEEGDTALHVALQRHRLLSLVADGAGGDSGPLQLLSRLQASGLPGSAELTVGAAVACFLVLEGADVSYANHRGRSPLDLADEGPLLKALQGCAQRFRERQACGGGGAAPGPRLVLSTPNTVTNLHVAAPSGPEAAECLVCSELALLVLFSPCQHRTVCEECAQRMKKCIRCQAVIGKKLRPDGTEVASAASAPGPPRQLVEELQSRYRQMEERITCPICIDSHIRLVFQCGHGACAPCGAALSACPICRQPIRDRIQIFV from the exons ATGGCAGAGTACAGCGTTTCTGgccaaggaagaaaaagaaggaactcTCTGG GTCCTGGAGCAGTCCTGCCTACCATGGACCCAGACCCCCAGGCGGGCGTGCAGGTGGGCATGCGTGTGGTGCGCGGCGTGGACTGGAAGTGGGGCCAGCAGGATGGCGGCGAGGGCGGCGTGGGCACAGTGGTGGAGCTCGGCCGCCACGGCAGCCCCTCGACCCCCGACCGCACGGTAGTCGTGCAGTGGGACCACGGCACCCGCACCAACTACCGCGCGGGCTACCAGGGCGCGCACGACCTGCTGCTCTACGACAACGCCCAGATCG gcGTCCGCCACCCCAACATCATCTGTGACTGCTGCAAGAAGCATGGGCTGCGGGGCATGCGCTGGAAGTGCCGCGTCTGCTTCGACTACGACCTCTGCACGCAGTGCTACATGCACAGCAAGCACGACCTGGCCCACGCCTTCGAGCGCTACGAGACAGCCCACTCGCGCCC GGTAACACTGAGTCCCCGCCAGGGCCTCCCAAGGATCCCGTTGAGGGGCATCTTCCAGGGGGCAAAGGTGGTACGGGGCCCCGACTGGGAGTGGGGCTCACAGGACG GAGGGGAAGGGAAACCAGGCCGAGTGGTGGACATCCGTGGCTGGGATGTGGAGACGGGCCGGAGTGTGGCCAGCGTGACGTGGGCCGATGGCACCACCAATGTGTACCGTGTGGGCCACAAGGGCAAAGTGGACCTCAAGTGTGTGGGCGAGGCGGCCGGCGGCTTCTACTACAAGGAGCACCTCCCAAGGCTCG GCAAGCCAGCAGAGCTGCAGCGCAGGGTGAGTGCGGACGGCCAGCCCTTCCAGCACGGGGACAAGGTTAAGTGTCTGCTGGACCCAGACATCCTGAGGGAGATGCAGGAAGGCCACGGCGGGTGGAACCCCAGGATGGCGGAG TTTATCGGACAGACGGGCACTGTGCACCGCATCACGGACCGTGGGGACGTGCGTGTGCAGTTCAGCCATGAGACCCGCTGGACCTTCCACCCTGGGGCTCTCACCAAG CACAACTCCTTCTGGGTGGGCGATGTCGTGCGGGTCATCGATGACCTTGACACGGTGAAGCGGCTGCAGGCCGGGCACGGGGAGTGGACAGATGACATGGCCCCT GCCCTGGGCCATGTTGGGAATGTGGTGAAGGTTTTTGGAGATGGGAACCTGCGTGTGGCAGTCGGTGGTCAGCTGTGGACCTTCAGCCCCTCCTGCCTGGTGGCCTACCGACCTGAGGAGGATGCCAACCTGGACGTGGCTGAGCGTGCCAGGGAGAACAAAA GCTCCCTGAGCGTTGCGCTGGACAAGCTTCGAGCCCAGAAGACTGACCCGgagcacccagggaggctggtgGTGGAGGTGGCCCTGGGCAACATGGCCCGGTCTCTGGACCTGCTTCGGAGGCACCCAGAGCAG GTGGACACCAAGAACCAGGGCAGGACTGCCCTGCTGGTGGCGGCCTACCTAGGTCAGGTGGAGTTGGTGCGGCTACTGCTGCAGGCACGGGCAGACGTGGACCTGCCTGACGATGAGGGCAACACGGCGTTGCACTATGCAGCCCTCGG GAACCAGCCCGAGGCTGCCCAGGTGCTCCTGAGCTCAGGGTGCGGGGCCAATGCTCTTAATGGCACCCGGAGCGCAGCGCTGCACGTGGCTGTGCAGaggggcttcctggaggtggtgaGGGTCCTGTGTGAGCACGGCTGTGACGTCAACCTGCCT GATGCCCATGCTGACACACCCCTGCACTGTGCCATATCAGCTGGCGCCGGCGCCAGCGGCATCGTGGAGATCCTCACTGAGGTGCCGGCCATCGACGTTACTGCCACCAACAGCCAGGGCTTTACCCTGCTGCACCATGCGTCTCTCAAAGGCCATACGCT aGCCGTCAGGAGGATCCTGGGACGGGCACGGCAGCTGGTGGATGCCAAGAAGGAGGACGGCTTTACAGCATTGCACCTGGCCGCCCTCAACAACCACCGGGAGGTCGCCCAGATTCTCATCCAAGAG GGCCACTGTGACGTGAATGTTCGAAACCGTAAGCTCCAGTCCCCGCTGCACTTGGCTGTGCAGCAGGCCCACGTGGGGCTGGTGCCACTGCTGGTGGATGCTGGCTGCAGCGTCAATGCCGAGGACGAGGAGGGGGACACGGCCCTGCACGTGGCACTGCAACGCCATCGGCTACTGTCTCTCGTGGCTGATGGGGCCGGGGGGGACTCGGGGCCCTTAcagctgctgtccagg CTACAGGCCTCAGGCCTCCCGGGCAGCGCGGAGCTGACGGTGGGCGCGGCAGTGGCCTGCTTCCTGGTGCTGGAGGGCGCCGACGTGAGCTACGCCAACCACCGCGGCCGGAGCCCGCTGGACCTGGCCGACGAGGGCCCCTTGCTCAAGGCCTTGCAAGGCTGCGCCCAGCGCTTCCG CGAGCGGCAGGCGTGCGGCGGCGGGGGCGCGGCCCCGGGCCCGAGGCTGGTGCTCAGCACTCCTAACACCGTGACGAACCTGCACGTGGCCGCGCCGTCAGGGCCCGAGGCCGCTGAGTGCCTGGTGTGCTCCGAGCTGGCGCTGCTGGTGCTGTTCTCGCCGTGCCAGCACCGCACTGTGTGCGAGG AGTGCGCGCAGAGGATGAAGAAATGCATCAGGTGCCAGGCGGTCATCGGCAAAAAGCTGCGCCCAG ACGGCACGGAGGTGGCCAGCGCGGCGTCCGCTCCCGGCCCGCCGCGGCAGCTGGTGGAGGAGCTGCAGAGCCGCTACCGGCAGATGGAGGAGCGCATCACCTGCCCGATCTGCATCGACAGCCACATCCGCCTCGTGTTCCAGTGCGGCCACGGCGCGTGCGCGCCGTGTGGCGCCGCGCTCAGCGCCTGCCCCATCTGCCGCCAGCCCATCCGCGACCGCATCCAGATCTTCGTGTAG
- the MIB2 gene encoding E3 ubiquitin-protein ligase MIB2 isoform X1: MATVCQPPRTHLPPRADPLRAFAEGAPARSCPWFLGGPLSSHKDCLPLPFQLILGQGLIAAGGAFQRGVPPSLQNGCHLHLLNGPGAVLPTMDPDPQAGVQVGMRVVRGVDWKWGQQDGGEGGVGTVVELGRHGSPSTPDRTVVVQWDHGTRTNYRAGYQGAHDLLLYDNAQIGVRHPNIICDCCKKHGLRGMRWKCRVCFDYDLCTQCYMHSKHDLAHAFERYETAHSRPVTLSPRQGLPRIPLRGIFQGAKVVRGPDWEWGSQDGGEGKPGRVVDIRGWDVETGRSVASVTWADGTTNVYRVGHKGKVDLKCVGEAAGGFYYKEHLPRLGKPAELQRRVSADGQPFQHGDKVKCLLDPDILREMQEGHGGWNPRMAEFIGQTGTVHRITDRGDVRVQFSHETRWTFHPGALTKHNSFWVGDVVRVIDDLDTVKRLQAGHGEWTDDMAPALGHVGNVVKVFGDGNLRVAVGGQLWTFSPSCLVAYRPEEDANLDVAERARENKSSLSVALDKLRAQKTDPEHPGRLVVEVALGNMARSLDLLRRHPEQVDTKNQGRTALLVAAYLGQVELVRLLLQARADVDLPDDEGNTALHYAALGNQPEAAQVLLSSGCGANALNGTRSAALHVAVQRGFLEVVRVLCEHGCDVNLPDAHADTPLHCAISAGAGASGIVEILTEVPAIDVTATNSQGFTLLHHASLKGHTLAVRRILGRARQLVDAKKEDGFTALHLAALNNHREVAQILIQEGHCDVNVRNRKLQSPLHLAVQQAHVGLVPLLVDAGCSVNAEDEEGDTALHVALQRHRLLSLVADGAGGDSGPLQLLSRLQASGLPGSAELTVGAAVACFLVLEGADVSYANHRGRSPLDLADEGPLLKALQGCAQRFRERQACGGGGAAPGPRLVLSTPNTVTNLHVAAPSGPEAAECLVCSELALLVLFSPCQHRTVCEECAQRMKKCIRCQAVIGKKLRPDGTEVASAASAPGPPRQLVEELQSRYRQMEERITCPICIDSHIRLVFQCGHGACAPCGAALSACPICRQPIRDRIQIFV; encoded by the exons ATGGCCACTGTGTGCCAGCCACCCAGAACCCATCTCCCACCACGGGCAGACCCTCTGCGGGCATTTGCTGAGGGAGCCCCGGCCAGGTCTTGTCCCTGGTTCCTTGGCGGTCCACTGTCCTCTCACAAGGACTGCCTCCCACTTCCGTTCCAGCTCATTCTAGGGCAGGGTCTCATAGCGGCTGGAGGCGCCTTCCAAAGAGGtgtcccaccctccctccagaaCGGGTGCCACCTCCACCTTCTGAATG GTCCTGGAGCAGTCCTGCCTACCATGGACCCAGACCCCCAGGCGGGCGTGCAGGTGGGCATGCGTGTGGTGCGCGGCGTGGACTGGAAGTGGGGCCAGCAGGATGGCGGCGAGGGCGGCGTGGGCACAGTGGTGGAGCTCGGCCGCCACGGCAGCCCCTCGACCCCCGACCGCACGGTAGTCGTGCAGTGGGACCACGGCACCCGCACCAACTACCGCGCGGGCTACCAGGGCGCGCACGACCTGCTGCTCTACGACAACGCCCAGATCG gcGTCCGCCACCCCAACATCATCTGTGACTGCTGCAAGAAGCATGGGCTGCGGGGCATGCGCTGGAAGTGCCGCGTCTGCTTCGACTACGACCTCTGCACGCAGTGCTACATGCACAGCAAGCACGACCTGGCCCACGCCTTCGAGCGCTACGAGACAGCCCACTCGCGCCC GGTAACACTGAGTCCCCGCCAGGGCCTCCCAAGGATCCCGTTGAGGGGCATCTTCCAGGGGGCAAAGGTGGTACGGGGCCCCGACTGGGAGTGGGGCTCACAGGACG GAGGGGAAGGGAAACCAGGCCGAGTGGTGGACATCCGTGGCTGGGATGTGGAGACGGGCCGGAGTGTGGCCAGCGTGACGTGGGCCGATGGCACCACCAATGTGTACCGTGTGGGCCACAAGGGCAAAGTGGACCTCAAGTGTGTGGGCGAGGCGGCCGGCGGCTTCTACTACAAGGAGCACCTCCCAAGGCTCG GCAAGCCAGCAGAGCTGCAGCGCAGGGTGAGTGCGGACGGCCAGCCCTTCCAGCACGGGGACAAGGTTAAGTGTCTGCTGGACCCAGACATCCTGAGGGAGATGCAGGAAGGCCACGGCGGGTGGAACCCCAGGATGGCGGAG TTTATCGGACAGACGGGCACTGTGCACCGCATCACGGACCGTGGGGACGTGCGTGTGCAGTTCAGCCATGAGACCCGCTGGACCTTCCACCCTGGGGCTCTCACCAAG CACAACTCCTTCTGGGTGGGCGATGTCGTGCGGGTCATCGATGACCTTGACACGGTGAAGCGGCTGCAGGCCGGGCACGGGGAGTGGACAGATGACATGGCCCCT GCCCTGGGCCATGTTGGGAATGTGGTGAAGGTTTTTGGAGATGGGAACCTGCGTGTGGCAGTCGGTGGTCAGCTGTGGACCTTCAGCCCCTCCTGCCTGGTGGCCTACCGACCTGAGGAGGATGCCAACCTGGACGTGGCTGAGCGTGCCAGGGAGAACAAAA GCTCCCTGAGCGTTGCGCTGGACAAGCTTCGAGCCCAGAAGACTGACCCGgagcacccagggaggctggtgGTGGAGGTGGCCCTGGGCAACATGGCCCGGTCTCTGGACCTGCTTCGGAGGCACCCAGAGCAG GTGGACACCAAGAACCAGGGCAGGACTGCCCTGCTGGTGGCGGCCTACCTAGGTCAGGTGGAGTTGGTGCGGCTACTGCTGCAGGCACGGGCAGACGTGGACCTGCCTGACGATGAGGGCAACACGGCGTTGCACTATGCAGCCCTCGG GAACCAGCCCGAGGCTGCCCAGGTGCTCCTGAGCTCAGGGTGCGGGGCCAATGCTCTTAATGGCACCCGGAGCGCAGCGCTGCACGTGGCTGTGCAGaggggcttcctggaggtggtgaGGGTCCTGTGTGAGCACGGCTGTGACGTCAACCTGCCT GATGCCCATGCTGACACACCCCTGCACTGTGCCATATCAGCTGGCGCCGGCGCCAGCGGCATCGTGGAGATCCTCACTGAGGTGCCGGCCATCGACGTTACTGCCACCAACAGCCAGGGCTTTACCCTGCTGCACCATGCGTCTCTCAAAGGCCATACGCT aGCCGTCAGGAGGATCCTGGGACGGGCACGGCAGCTGGTGGATGCCAAGAAGGAGGACGGCTTTACAGCATTGCACCTGGCCGCCCTCAACAACCACCGGGAGGTCGCCCAGATTCTCATCCAAGAG GGCCACTGTGACGTGAATGTTCGAAACCGTAAGCTCCAGTCCCCGCTGCACTTGGCTGTGCAGCAGGCCCACGTGGGGCTGGTGCCACTGCTGGTGGATGCTGGCTGCAGCGTCAATGCCGAGGACGAGGAGGGGGACACGGCCCTGCACGTGGCACTGCAACGCCATCGGCTACTGTCTCTCGTGGCTGATGGGGCCGGGGGGGACTCGGGGCCCTTAcagctgctgtccagg CTACAGGCCTCAGGCCTCCCGGGCAGCGCGGAGCTGACGGTGGGCGCGGCAGTGGCCTGCTTCCTGGTGCTGGAGGGCGCCGACGTGAGCTACGCCAACCACCGCGGCCGGAGCCCGCTGGACCTGGCCGACGAGGGCCCCTTGCTCAAGGCCTTGCAAGGCTGCGCCCAGCGCTTCCG CGAGCGGCAGGCGTGCGGCGGCGGGGGCGCGGCCCCGGGCCCGAGGCTGGTGCTCAGCACTCCTAACACCGTGACGAACCTGCACGTGGCCGCGCCGTCAGGGCCCGAGGCCGCTGAGTGCCTGGTGTGCTCCGAGCTGGCGCTGCTGGTGCTGTTCTCGCCGTGCCAGCACCGCACTGTGTGCGAGG AGTGCGCGCAGAGGATGAAGAAATGCATCAGGTGCCAGGCGGTCATCGGCAAAAAGCTGCGCCCAG ACGGCACGGAGGTGGCCAGCGCGGCGTCCGCTCCCGGCCCGCCGCGGCAGCTGGTGGAGGAGCTGCAGAGCCGCTACCGGCAGATGGAGGAGCGCATCACCTGCCCGATCTGCATCGACAGCCACATCCGCCTCGTGTTCCAGTGCGGCCACGGCGCGTGCGCGCCGTGTGGCGCCGCGCTCAGCGCCTGCCCCATCTGCCGCCAGCCCATCCGCGACCGCATCCAGATCTTCGTGTAG
- the MIB2 gene encoding E3 ubiquitin-protein ligase MIB2 isoform X3 has product MATVCQPPRTHLPPRADPLRAFAEGAPARSCPWFLGGPLSSHKDCLPLPFQLILGQGLIAAGGAFQRGVPPSLQNGCHLHLLNGPGAVLPTMDPDPQAGVQVGMRVVRGVDWKWGQQDGGEGGVGTVVELGRHGSPSTPDRTVVVQWDHGTRTNYRAGYQGAHDLLLYDNAQIGVRHPNIICDCCKKHGLRGMRWKCRVCFDYDLCTQCYMHSKHDLAHAFERYETAHSRPVTLSPRQGLPRIPLRGIFQGAKVVRGPDWEWGSQDGGEGKPGRVVDIRGWDVETGRSVASVTWADGTTNVYRVGHKGKVDLKCVGEAAGGFYYKEHLPRLGKPAELQRRVSADGQPFQHGDKVKCLLDPDILREMQEGHGGWNPRMAEFIGQTGTVHRITDRGDVRVQFSHETRWTFHPGALTKHNSFWVGDVVRVIDDLDTVKRLQAGHGEWTDDMAPALGHVGNVVKVFGDGNLRVAVGGQLWTFSPSCLVAYRPEEDANLDVAERARENKSSLSVALDKLRAQKTDPEHPGRLVVEVALGNMARSLDLLRRHPEQVDTKNQGRTALLVAAYLGQVELVRLLLQARADVDLPDDEGNTALHYAALGNQPEAAQVLLSSGCGANALNGTRSAALHVAVQRGFLEVVRVLCEHGCDVNLPDAHADTPLHCAISAGAGASGIVEILTEVPAIDVTATNSQGFTLLHHASLKGHTLAVRRILGRARQLVDAKKEDGFTALHLAALNNHREVAQILIQEGHCDVNVRNRKLQSPLHLAVQQAHVGLVPLLVDAGCSVNAEDEEGDTALHVALQRHRLLSLVADGAGGDSGPLQLLSRLQASGLPGSAELTVGAAVACFLVLEGADVSYANHRGRSPLDLADEGPLLKALQGCAQRFRVRAEDEEMHQVPGGHRQKAAPRRHGGGQRGVRSRPAAAAGGGAAEPLPADGGAHHLPDLHRQPHPPRVPVRPRRVRAVWRRAQRLPHLPPAHPRPHPDLRVARPRPVSLRSHVPRSPSQALPPSPRVL; this is encoded by the exons ATGGCCACTGTGTGCCAGCCACCCAGAACCCATCTCCCACCACGGGCAGACCCTCTGCGGGCATTTGCTGAGGGAGCCCCGGCCAGGTCTTGTCCCTGGTTCCTTGGCGGTCCACTGTCCTCTCACAAGGACTGCCTCCCACTTCCGTTCCAGCTCATTCTAGGGCAGGGTCTCATAGCGGCTGGAGGCGCCTTCCAAAGAGGtgtcccaccctccctccagaaCGGGTGCCACCTCCACCTTCTGAATG GTCCTGGAGCAGTCCTGCCTACCATGGACCCAGACCCCCAGGCGGGCGTGCAGGTGGGCATGCGTGTGGTGCGCGGCGTGGACTGGAAGTGGGGCCAGCAGGATGGCGGCGAGGGCGGCGTGGGCACAGTGGTGGAGCTCGGCCGCCACGGCAGCCCCTCGACCCCCGACCGCACGGTAGTCGTGCAGTGGGACCACGGCACCCGCACCAACTACCGCGCGGGCTACCAGGGCGCGCACGACCTGCTGCTCTACGACAACGCCCAGATCG gcGTCCGCCACCCCAACATCATCTGTGACTGCTGCAAGAAGCATGGGCTGCGGGGCATGCGCTGGAAGTGCCGCGTCTGCTTCGACTACGACCTCTGCACGCAGTGCTACATGCACAGCAAGCACGACCTGGCCCACGCCTTCGAGCGCTACGAGACAGCCCACTCGCGCCC GGTAACACTGAGTCCCCGCCAGGGCCTCCCAAGGATCCCGTTGAGGGGCATCTTCCAGGGGGCAAAGGTGGTACGGGGCCCCGACTGGGAGTGGGGCTCACAGGACG GAGGGGAAGGGAAACCAGGCCGAGTGGTGGACATCCGTGGCTGGGATGTGGAGACGGGCCGGAGTGTGGCCAGCGTGACGTGGGCCGATGGCACCACCAATGTGTACCGTGTGGGCCACAAGGGCAAAGTGGACCTCAAGTGTGTGGGCGAGGCGGCCGGCGGCTTCTACTACAAGGAGCACCTCCCAAGGCTCG GCAAGCCAGCAGAGCTGCAGCGCAGGGTGAGTGCGGACGGCCAGCCCTTCCAGCACGGGGACAAGGTTAAGTGTCTGCTGGACCCAGACATCCTGAGGGAGATGCAGGAAGGCCACGGCGGGTGGAACCCCAGGATGGCGGAG TTTATCGGACAGACGGGCACTGTGCACCGCATCACGGACCGTGGGGACGTGCGTGTGCAGTTCAGCCATGAGACCCGCTGGACCTTCCACCCTGGGGCTCTCACCAAG CACAACTCCTTCTGGGTGGGCGATGTCGTGCGGGTCATCGATGACCTTGACACGGTGAAGCGGCTGCAGGCCGGGCACGGGGAGTGGACAGATGACATGGCCCCT GCCCTGGGCCATGTTGGGAATGTGGTGAAGGTTTTTGGAGATGGGAACCTGCGTGTGGCAGTCGGTGGTCAGCTGTGGACCTTCAGCCCCTCCTGCCTGGTGGCCTACCGACCTGAGGAGGATGCCAACCTGGACGTGGCTGAGCGTGCCAGGGAGAACAAAA GCTCCCTGAGCGTTGCGCTGGACAAGCTTCGAGCCCAGAAGACTGACCCGgagcacccagggaggctggtgGTGGAGGTGGCCCTGGGCAACATGGCCCGGTCTCTGGACCTGCTTCGGAGGCACCCAGAGCAG GTGGACACCAAGAACCAGGGCAGGACTGCCCTGCTGGTGGCGGCCTACCTAGGTCAGGTGGAGTTGGTGCGGCTACTGCTGCAGGCACGGGCAGACGTGGACCTGCCTGACGATGAGGGCAACACGGCGTTGCACTATGCAGCCCTCGG GAACCAGCCCGAGGCTGCCCAGGTGCTCCTGAGCTCAGGGTGCGGGGCCAATGCTCTTAATGGCACCCGGAGCGCAGCGCTGCACGTGGCTGTGCAGaggggcttcctggaggtggtgaGGGTCCTGTGTGAGCACGGCTGTGACGTCAACCTGCCT GATGCCCATGCTGACACACCCCTGCACTGTGCCATATCAGCTGGCGCCGGCGCCAGCGGCATCGTGGAGATCCTCACTGAGGTGCCGGCCATCGACGTTACTGCCACCAACAGCCAGGGCTTTACCCTGCTGCACCATGCGTCTCTCAAAGGCCATACGCT aGCCGTCAGGAGGATCCTGGGACGGGCACGGCAGCTGGTGGATGCCAAGAAGGAGGACGGCTTTACAGCATTGCACCTGGCCGCCCTCAACAACCACCGGGAGGTCGCCCAGATTCTCATCCAAGAG GGCCACTGTGACGTGAATGTTCGAAACCGTAAGCTCCAGTCCCCGCTGCACTTGGCTGTGCAGCAGGCCCACGTGGGGCTGGTGCCACTGCTGGTGGATGCTGGCTGCAGCGTCAATGCCGAGGACGAGGAGGGGGACACGGCCCTGCACGTGGCACTGCAACGCCATCGGCTACTGTCTCTCGTGGCTGATGGGGCCGGGGGGGACTCGGGGCCCTTAcagctgctgtccagg CTACAGGCCTCAGGCCTCCCGGGCAGCGCGGAGCTGACGGTGGGCGCGGCAGTGGCCTGCTTCCTGGTGCTGGAGGGCGCCGACGTGAGCTACGCCAACCACCGCGGCCGGAGCCCGCTGGACCTGGCCGACGAGGGCCCCTTGCTCAAGGCCTTGCAAGGCTGCGCCCAGCGCTTCCG AGTGCGCGCAGAGGATGAAGAAATGCATCAGGTGCCAGGCGGTCATCGGCAAAAAGCTGCGCCCAG ACGGCACGGAGGTGGCCAGCGCGGCGTCCGCTCCCGGCCCGCCGCGGCAGCTGGTGGAGGAGCTGCAGAGCCGCTACCGGCAGATGGAGGAGCGCATCACCTGCCCGATCTGCATCGACAGCCACATCCGCCTCGTGTTCCAGTGCGGCCACGGCGCGTGCGCGCCGTGTGGCGCCGCGCTCAGCGCCTGCCCCATCTGCCGCCAGCCCATCCGCGACCGCATCCAGATCTTCGTGTAGCCCGGCCGCGCCCCGTCTCGCTGCGGAGCCACGTCCCGCGGTCGCCTTCGCAAgctctccccccctccccccgtgTTTTATAA